One part of the Futiania mangrovi genome encodes these proteins:
- a CDS encoding ABC transporter permease produces MTYYLSRTLLQLAVTIFGIVTVAFFLMRAIPGDPALYMLGDFATEASLQALRARLGLDLPVWQQYLLFVERAVTGDLGRSVVTGQPALKEMLAALPWSLSLAVAGLLVAVVTGVPLGILSAIKRGTWVDVTIMFIALLGISFPVFWVGLAAILIFSHELGLFPALGASTQQGFWVQAHHLVLPAVVLGLSVAAYIARLTRSAMLEVLGQDYIRVARAMGVPEKRIFFRLALRNALIPILAVIGVTFAWSLGNAILVEVVFSRPGLGSTVLKAILARDYQLVQAGVLILAAGVVLINVTLDLLYGVIDPRVRQG; encoded by the coding sequence GTGACTTACTATCTGAGCCGGACCCTGCTGCAGCTTGCAGTGACGATCTTCGGGATCGTGACCGTCGCATTCTTCCTGATGCGCGCGATTCCGGGCGATCCCGCCCTCTACATGCTGGGCGATTTCGCGACGGAGGCGTCGCTGCAGGCGCTCAGGGCCCGGCTCGGCCTCGACCTGCCCGTGTGGCAGCAATACCTGCTGTTCGTCGAGCGCGCGGTGACCGGCGATCTCGGCCGGTCGGTCGTGACCGGCCAGCCTGCGCTGAAGGAAATGCTTGCGGCCTTGCCCTGGTCCCTGTCGCTCGCGGTCGCGGGGCTACTCGTCGCGGTGGTGACGGGTGTTCCTCTCGGCATCCTGTCGGCGATCAAGCGCGGCACCTGGGTCGACGTGACGATCATGTTCATTGCACTGCTCGGTATTTCCTTCCCGGTGTTCTGGGTCGGGCTTGCGGCAATCCTGATCTTCTCGCACGAACTGGGCCTCTTTCCCGCGCTCGGGGCCAGCACGCAACAGGGCTTCTGGGTGCAGGCGCATCATCTCGTTCTGCCGGCGGTCGTTCTGGGGCTGTCGGTCGCGGCCTATATCGCGCGGCTGACGCGCAGCGCGATGCTGGAGGTGCTGGGGCAGGACTATATCCGCGTGGCCCGCGCCATGGGCGTGCCGGAGAAGCGGATCTTCTTCCGCCTGGCCCTGCGCAACGCGCTCATTCCCATCCTGGCCGTGATCGGCGTGACGTTTGCCTGGTCGCTCGGCAACGCGATCCTCGTGGAGGTCGTATTCAGCCGTCCCGGCCTCGGCTCCACCGTTCTCAAGGCGATCCTCGCGCGCGACTACCAGCTCGTCCAGGCGGGCGTGCTGATCCTCGCGGCGGGCGTCGTCCTCATCAATGTCACGCTGGACCTTCTCTACGGCGTGATCGACCCGCGCGTGAGGCAAGGCTGA
- a CDS encoding ABC transporter permease — protein sequence MTDLATGPAFDADALRDREAARRRRRQAMRRYLTHPAFMIGGTLLILLGIVAIFAPWIAPNAPLKTNMSLILAGPSWEYPLGTDQYGRCVLSRLVYGTRISLQVAFWVVTISLTLGTFIGSLAGYIGGWIERAIVVMIDILLAFPGFLLALALVAAQGSSLQSVIIAVAIAYTPRVATVMRSVVLTIRPRPFIEASHAIGLGHLRILLRHVIPNAMAPVIVVATVSAATAILAEAGLSFLGLGVQPPTPTWGSVIADGQAVITTNPSISISAGLCIAVTVIALNLLGDGLRDTLDPQMRRQTGAKML from the coding sequence ATGACCGATCTCGCAACCGGACCCGCATTCGACGCCGACGCGCTGCGCGACCGGGAGGCCGCGCGCCGCCGCCGCCGGCAGGCCATGCGCCGCTACCTGACGCACCCGGCGTTCATGATCGGCGGCACGCTGCTCATCCTCCTGGGGATCGTCGCGATCTTCGCGCCCTGGATCGCGCCGAACGCGCCGCTCAAGACCAACATGAGCCTGATCCTCGCAGGCCCGTCGTGGGAGTATCCGCTGGGCACCGACCAGTACGGGCGCTGCGTGCTTTCCCGCCTGGTCTACGGGACGCGCATCTCGCTGCAGGTGGCGTTCTGGGTGGTGACGATCTCGCTGACGCTCGGCACGTTCATCGGTTCGCTCGCGGGGTACATCGGCGGCTGGATCGAGCGTGCGATCGTGGTGATGATCGACATCCTGCTCGCGTTTCCGGGCTTTCTTCTGGCGCTGGCGCTGGTGGCGGCGCAGGGCTCCTCGCTGCAATCGGTCATCATCGCGGTCGCCATCGCGTACACGCCGCGGGTTGCGACCGTCATGCGTTCCGTCGTGCTGACCATCAGGCCGCGCCCCTTCATCGAGGCGTCGCACGCGATCGGCCTCGGCCACCTGCGGATCCTGCTGCGCCACGTCATCCCGAACGCCATGGCGCCTGTGATCGTCGTGGCGACGGTCAGCGCGGCGACGGCGATCCTCGCCGAGGCAGGATTGAGCTTCCTCGGCCTCGGCGTCCAGCCGCCGACGCCGACCTGGGGCAGCGTCATCGCCGACGGGCAGGCGGTCATCACCACGAATCCGTCGATCTCGATCTCGGCGGGCCTGTGCATCGCGGTCACGGTGATCGCGCTCAACCTGCTGGGCGACGGCCTGCGCGACACGCTGGACCCTCAGATGCGCCGCCAGACCGGCGCGAAGATGCTGTGA
- a CDS encoding ABC transporter ATP-binding protein: protein MTARNVISGPFPKAVPPAQASEPRPDPRSDPRAGLAPVLDLRSVTTRFPGEEGAITIVDDVSLSVRPGETLAVVGESGSGKTMTFLSAIGLVPPPGRVVSGQVMLGGTDLLKLPPEELRKHRGTGLSMVFQDPLTGLNPVFTIGDQIAEVLRAHKDMSRAEARNRAIELLDRVHIPDPKRRVNDYPHQLSGGMRQRVLIAMAIALEPRVLIADEPTTALDVTVQAQVLELLGELRDASGMAMVLITHDLGLVARHADQVAVMYAGRVVEQGPIEAVFDATAHPYTVSLFESVPHLDSDSAADLTPIEGQPPNPAFLPAGCAFEARCFLGRGREDCLARRPSLAAARGAGHETACHHWGEIASGEGRS from the coding sequence ATGACCGCACGCAACGTGATCTCCGGCCCGTTTCCGAAGGCGGTGCCGCCTGCGCAGGCGTCCGAACCGCGCCCCGATCCCCGCTCCGATCCGCGCGCGGGGCTCGCGCCTGTGCTGGACCTGCGCAGCGTGACCACGCGCTTTCCGGGCGAGGAGGGCGCCATAACCATCGTCGACGATGTGAGCCTGTCGGTCCGCCCGGGCGAGACGCTGGCCGTTGTGGGCGAGAGCGGATCCGGCAAGACCATGACGTTCCTGTCCGCGATCGGCCTCGTCCCGCCGCCAGGCCGGGTCGTGTCGGGTCAGGTGATGCTCGGCGGCACGGACCTGCTCAAGCTGCCGCCGGAGGAGTTGCGCAAGCATCGCGGCACCGGTCTGTCGATGGTGTTCCAGGATCCGCTGACCGGTCTCAACCCGGTCTTCACCATCGGCGACCAGATCGCCGAGGTGCTGCGCGCGCACAAGGACATGAGCCGCGCCGAGGCCCGCAACCGGGCCATCGAACTGCTCGACCGGGTGCACATCCCCGACCCGAAGCGGCGGGTGAACGACTATCCGCACCAGCTGTCCGGCGGCATGCGCCAGCGGGTCCTGATCGCCATGGCCATCGCGCTCGAGCCGCGCGTGCTGATCGCGGACGAGCCGACGACCGCGCTCGACGTGACGGTGCAGGCGCAGGTGCTGGAACTGCTCGGCGAACTGCGCGACGCCTCGGGCATGGCGATGGTGCTGATCACACACGATCTGGGCCTCGTCGCACGCCATGCCGACCAGGTGGCGGTGATGTACGCGGGCCGCGTCGTGGAGCAGGGGCCCATCGAGGCCGTGTTCGACGCAACCGCCCATCCCTACACGGTCTCGCTGTTCGAGAGCGTGCCGCACCTGGATTCCGACTCTGCCGCCGACCTCACGCCCATCGAGGGGCAGCCGCCGAACCCGGCCTTCCTGCCGGCCGGTTGCGCGTTCGAGGCGCGCTGCTTCCTGGGCAGGGGCCGCGAGGACTGCCTGGCCCGGCGTCCATCGCTCGCAGCCGCCCGCGGCGCGGGGCACGAGACGGCGTGCCATCACTGGGGCGAGATTGCATCGGGGGAGGGCAGGTCATGA
- a CDS encoding ABC transporter ATP-binding protein, with amino-acid sequence MSVHPGAPVPDDTLLQVRGLTKHFGGRALLPGRTKAVVRAVDGITLHIRRGETFGVVGETGSGKSTLGRVILRLLDPTEGQILFDGQDITGLPRAQMRALRRDMQMVFQDPYGSLDPRMKVGQIIAEPMRVHGLARGNVAARTAEIMRQVGLAPHMADRYPHEFSGGQRQRIGIARAMALDPKLLVLDEPVSALDVSIQAQILNLLRDIQRQTGVAYLFIAHDLAVVRHISDRIAVMYLGRVVEMATRDKLYANPRHPYTAALLSAVPIPNLEKERARRRIPLHGEIGSATAMPSGCRFHPRCFKARLVAQRGGVETAAAKDGTVLPAPCVRTDPALAQDSEGQMVACHFPLEGSEAAEATPTATARTSGEPA; translated from the coding sequence ATGAGCGTTCATCCCGGTGCGCCGGTGCCCGACGACACGCTGCTCCAGGTCCGCGGGCTGACCAAGCATTTCGGCGGCCGTGCGCTGCTTCCGGGGCGCACGAAGGCCGTGGTACGCGCGGTCGACGGCATCACCCTGCACATCCGCCGCGGCGAGACCTTCGGCGTGGTGGGGGAGACCGGCTCGGGCAAGAGCACGCTTGGCCGCGTGATCCTGCGCCTGCTCGACCCGACAGAGGGGCAGATCCTGTTCGACGGGCAGGACATCACCGGGCTGCCGCGCGCGCAGATGCGCGCCTTGCGCCGCGACATGCAGATGGTCTTCCAGGACCCTTACGGTTCGCTCGACCCGCGCATGAAGGTGGGCCAGATCATCGCCGAGCCGATGCGCGTGCACGGCCTCGCCCGCGGCAATGTCGCCGCGCGCACGGCGGAGATCATGCGCCAGGTGGGCCTCGCGCCGCACATGGCCGATCGCTACCCGCACGAGTTTTCCGGCGGGCAGCGCCAGCGCATCGGCATCGCGCGGGCCATGGCGCTCGACCCCAAGCTTCTGGTGCTGGACGAGCCCGTCTCCGCGCTCGACGTGTCGATCCAGGCGCAGATCCTGAACCTGCTGCGCGACATCCAGCGGCAGACGGGCGTGGCCTATCTCTTCATCGCGCACGACCTCGCCGTGGTGCGCCACATCTCCGACCGGATCGCGGTCATGTACCTCGGCCGCGTGGTGGAGATGGCGACGCGCGACAAGCTTTATGCGAACCCGCGCCATCCCTACACGGCGGCGCTGCTGAGCGCGGTGCCGATCCCGAACCTCGAGAAGGAGCGCGCACGCCGCCGCATCCCCCTTCATGGCGAGATCGGCTCGGCGACTGCCATGCCGTCGGGCTGCCGCTTCCACCCGCGTTGCTTCAAGGCCCGTCTCGTGGCGCAACGGGGCGGGGTGGAGACTGCCGCCGCCAAGGACGGAACCGTCCTGCCTGCGCCATGCGTGCGCACTGACCCGGCCCTCGCACAGGACAGCGAGGGCCAGATGGTGGCGTGCCACTTCCCGCTCGAGGGGTCGGA